A window of Brevinematales bacterium genomic DNA:
GGCAGATAGCCCGTGTTCATGCATAGCGCCTTCCTTTCATCACGGGGTACTGCGTGTACTTCGTACACTTACCCCATTACCGGTATTTCCGGCAGTATGTTTCGCTAGCCTGCGGAGCAACGTGGACTGTAAGCTAGCCCCGTACTCTCCGATGGCTTATTATCAGCAAATAATCCGTGTTCATGCATGTCGCATTCCTTTCATCACGGGCTATTTTCGAGTATCAATATATAGCCTGATATCGGGATTAGCCCCCACACAGTGGGCGCAGTACCCTTTACTTAATCGGAAGAATGGTGTATAATATTCGCAAAAAAGGAGGGAATATGGCACGCGTCCGTTTCGCACCGTCTCCCACAGGACAGCTTCATCTCGGCAGCGCACGTACCGCGGTGTTCAACTGGCTCTATGCCCGTCACACCGGCGGGGAGTTCGTCCTGCGTATCGAGGATACCGACCTGAACCGTTCCGAAAACCAATATACCGATTCCATTCTCGCGGATATGAAATGGATGGGGATGGATCACAACGAATTCTATAAACAGAGCGACCGTTTCGATATCTACCGCGCGCATTGTAACAAACTGCTCGAGACAGGCCATGCCTACTACTGCACCTGCACCCGCGACGACCTGATCGAACGAAACAAACAGCGCGGGATTACCGACGAGATCACCAAGTACGACGGCCACTGCCGGGGGAATATGACTGTGCCCGACGGGCAACATGTCGTCCGCGTCAATCTCGGCGAGGAGCGCGACATCATCTTCCGCGATACGGTGCGAAACCGCATCCGGGTAAACACCAAGGAACTGGACGATTTCGTGCTATGGAAGGGCGACGGTTCCCCGACCTATAATTTCGCCGTGGTGATCGACGACAGCCTGATGAAGATTTCCCATATCATACGCGGCGAGGACCATATCACCAATACCGCAAAGCAGATCATCCTCTACGAATACCTCGGGTTTCCCGTACCGGAATGGGCGCACCTGCCGCTGGTGTTCGATAAGGACCATACCCCGTTATCCAAGCGGAAAGGTTCGACAAACGTCGACTATTATAGAAGGAAGGGAATCCTGCCCGAGGCGCTGCTCAACTATATCGCGCGCTTGGGATGGTCTCACGGGGATGACGAGATATTTACAGTCCCGCAGCTGATCGAGTACTTTTCGCTCGAGAAGCTCAACAAGTCCAACGCGGTCTACGACGAGGACAAGATGATATGGGTGAACGCACGCCATATCAAGACGATAGATATTCCTACGTTAATCAGGCACTTCGGGGAATTTATGGCCGAAGCGAAATTATCGCCTGTGGAACGGATGAACGACGCGCAGTGGCTCGCGAAGGCGATGGAAATCCTGCGCGAACGGAACAACACGCTCGAGGATTTGTATAACGAGATGGCGGCGTTCGCTACGAGCGCGTACTCGATCGCCCCCGACGCGCAGGCCAAGCTCGCGGAACTGGAGGCGGAACCCGGCGTCAAGGATGCGTATGCTCAGGTTGCCGGTATTATCCGCGCGCTGCCGGATTACAATACGCTCGACGGGCTTGAGGAGAAACTCCGCGCGGTATCCGAAACGACCGGCGTGAAGTTCGGTAAACTCGTGCAGACCCTGCGTATCCGCCTGACCGGGAAAACGGTCTCGCCGGATATCATCTCGGTTATCAAACTGCTCGGTGAAGATCTAAAAAAACGCCTGGTTTAACCGCGCCTACCTTGGGGGGAAATATTTTGAAAACAATCCGTATGCTGTTCTTGATGGCGCTCTTCGTTATTCCCGCAGGTTTCTTATACTCCGACGATGTAGTCGGGGTAAAAATGTACCAATATCCCGCGACAGTCACTAAGATAGCCCCCTATACCGGCGCGCAGTTGAAATCGTTTGCGGATAAAGGCGTGATCGGCGGGGCGGCTATTACGGTCAAGATGGAAGCCGGCCCTCTCAAGGACAAGACAGTGGTCGTCGAGCATTATATCTATGAAGACGACCCGTATGTCGAAAGCACCAAAATCGAATGGAATCCGGGCGATAAAGTGGATGTCGGGATGTATCTGGATTCCCAGAAAAACATCAAGGAATCCTTTATCCTCGGTCTGAGCGTCGAGGAAGCCGCGGACGACGAACATAAACTGGATGACGAACTCATTTCCTTACAGGAAGCCCGAGGTAAAATGGAACAGGCGTCCGGGCTAATCATCGAAGCCTTACACTTTACCCCCGAAGAAGTGCAGGTTCACGCTAAAGTGGGAGCCTTCGACGGGTTTCATTACAGTGTCAAGATGCAGGACGGAAAGTTTAAAGACACTACCATCAAAATCAGCCACCTTTTATTCAAGGACGATATCCTTCGCCCGGTGTATAAGGTCGGCGACAACATATTCGTGGGGTATATTGTCGGAAACGACGGGGCGCCCAAGGATCCGGCAATCTACGGTATCAACCGTTCCCTGCCCATCATACTGCTGCTCGTTCTTTTTATCGGCGGGGTGATCGCGCTGGGACGGCTCAAGGGGGTTTTATCCCTGACGGCGCTTTTAATTACCATTCTCCTGATATTCGTCCTGTTTATCCCGTCTATCATCAGCGGGGCTTCTCCGTTATTGATGGCGGTCGTCGTAGCGATACTGGCTTCAGCCGCGACTTTTATCATCGTCAGCGGGTTCACGTTTAAATCCCTCAGCGCGGGAATCGGGGTGGCGGTAGGCTTCATCATCTCCGCTCTGCTGGTTTTTATTTTCGGGGAACTGATGGGCATCACGGGAATTATGAACAACGACCTGAAAACTCTCGCTTATACGAATTCGACGTTTAATATACGGGGTATCCTGTTCTCCGGTATCCTGATCGGCGCCATCGGCGCTATGATGGATGTCGCGATATCGATGTCTTCTACGGTCGAGGAGCTCAGGAAAGCAAACCCGAACTATACACCGCTACAGCTTTTTGTTTCTTCCCTCAATGTCGGGAAAGACCTGCTCGGTACGATGGTCAATACGCTAATCCTCGCGTATATCGGCGCGGCGCTTCCCTTCGTCCTGCTGATTTATATCCAGTATACGTCCGCCACACCGCTCCTGAATATCCTGAATCTGGAGATTATTTCCGAGGAAATACTCCGAAGTCTGGTAGGATCGATCGGCATGCTGGTGACCATCCCCGCCGCATCTTTCTTCGCGGCATACCTCCCGCATCAGCCTAAAAAAACGGTAAAATAACGATGCCCGTTATCAGTCCGGTTTCCGTGGAAACCGGTCGTACCCTTGAGTTTTATTAGGGCTTCGCTTATAATAATCCTAACATTTTTTAAAGGACGGGAGAAAATATGAAACAGAGCGCATTGATTTTAATAATAGGTTTCGCGATGGTTTTCTCGGCATGCGGCAGGGAAAACACCGTCAACCAGAAAACGTTATTGTTCGAGGTCGAAAAGGGAGATTCCCTTTCGTCGGTGGTGGAAAAGCTGAAGGATAAGAGCGTGATCGACAATCCCAACCGTTTTAAGATACTCGCGAAGCTGATGGGCAAGGATAAAAAGATTCAGACCGGCGTGTATGAAATTCTGCCCGAAGAGGCGTATAGCGAAATTATCGACAAGATGTCCTCCGGGAAG
This region includes:
- a CDS encoding glutamate--tRNA ligase, which produces MARVRFAPSPTGQLHLGSARTAVFNWLYARHTGGEFVLRIEDTDLNRSENQYTDSILADMKWMGMDHNEFYKQSDRFDIYRAHCNKLLETGHAYYCTCTRDDLIERNKQRGITDEITKYDGHCRGNMTVPDGQHVVRVNLGEERDIIFRDTVRNRIRVNTKELDDFVLWKGDGSPTYNFAVVIDDSLMKISHIIRGEDHITNTAKQIILYEYLGFPVPEWAHLPLVFDKDHTPLSKRKGSTNVDYYRRKGILPEALLNYIARLGWSHGDDEIFTVPQLIEYFSLEKLNKSNAVYDEDKMIWVNARHIKTIDIPTLIRHFGEFMAEAKLSPVERMNDAQWLAKAMEILRERNNTLEDLYNEMAAFATSAYSIAPDAQAKLAELEAEPGVKDAYAQVAGIIRALPDYNTLDGLEEKLRAVSETTGVKFGKLVQTLRIRLTGKTVSPDIISVIKLLGEDLKKRLV
- a CDS encoding YibE/F family protein, translating into MKTIRMLFLMALFVIPAGFLYSDDVVGVKMYQYPATVTKIAPYTGAQLKSFADKGVIGGAAITVKMEAGPLKDKTVVVEHYIYEDDPYVESTKIEWNPGDKVDVGMYLDSQKNIKESFILGLSVEEAADDEHKLDDELISLQEARGKMEQASGLIIEALHFTPEEVQVHAKVGAFDGFHYSVKMQDGKFKDTTIKISHLLFKDDILRPVYKVGDNIFVGYIVGNDGAPKDPAIYGINRSLPIILLLVLFIGGVIALGRLKGVLSLTALLITILLIFVLFIPSIISGASPLLMAVVVAILASAATFIIVSGFTFKSLSAGIGVAVGFIISALLVFIFGELMGITGIMNNDLKTLAYTNSTFNIRGILFSGILIGAIGAMMDVAISMSSTVEELRKANPNYTPLQLFVSSLNVGKDLLGTMVNTLILAYIGAALPFVLLIYIQYTSATPLLNILNLEIISEEILRSLVGSIGMLVTIPAASFFAAYLPHQPKKTVK